Proteins found in one Micromonospora sp. WMMD1082 genomic segment:
- a CDS encoding glycogen debranching N-terminal domain-containing protein, with protein sequence MAPSHAVRILDGNTFVVSETTGDIEATPTEPTGLFSIDTRFLSRWVLTVNGERLNALSYDDLQYYESRFFLVPGLATHYVDAKLSIIRERVVGRSFRETITILNHDEQAVDLEIRMDAASDFADLFEVKDEILNKKGETYSEVEPDRLRLGYRRGNFTRETIISSSMPARYDRSGFAYSIHLEPNEQWETAIDVQTLALGPGGRDLRLGLRVHGAERLALQHDLEEWIANAPKVNSEHDELAATYRRCIVDLAALRFSPLSLGGQTLPAAGLPWFMTMFGRDSILTCLQTLPFTPSLSATTLRVLASLQGTRFDDFREEDPGRILHEMRYGESAAFEEQPHSPYYGSVDATPLFVVLLDEYERWSGDAALVKELEQECRRAFRWIDDYADLVGNGYIWYERRNTDTGLENQCWKDSWDSISYRDGMLPPFPRATCEVQGYAYDAKMRGARLAREFWGDPAYAEQLEREAAALKARFNRDWWVDDGGYYALALDPDGRQCDVLSSNIGHLLWSGIVDDDRAEQIAEHLVGPRLFTGWGVRTLAEGEVRYNPIGYHNGTVWPFDTSFCAWGLRRYGFAEEAATIANGILDAARYFDGRLPEAFGGYPREQTKFPVEYPTACSPQAWSTGAPLLLLRTMLGLEPHEGHLAVEPRLPVGMGRIEVLDIPGRWGRMDAFARGRLDLHSLAE encoded by the coding sequence ATGGCGCCGAGCCACGCCGTACGCATCCTGGATGGCAACACCTTCGTCGTCTCGGAGACCACCGGTGACATCGAGGCGACACCGACCGAGCCGACGGGGCTGTTCTCCATCGACACCCGTTTCCTGTCCAGGTGGGTGCTCACGGTCAACGGCGAGCGGCTGAACGCGCTCTCCTACGACGACCTCCAGTACTACGAGTCGCGCTTCTTCCTGGTGCCCGGCCTGGCCACGCACTATGTCGACGCGAAGCTCTCGATCATCCGGGAGCGGGTGGTCGGTAGGAGCTTCCGGGAGACCATCACCATCCTCAACCACGACGAGCAGGCGGTCGACCTGGAGATCCGGATGGACGCCGCCAGCGACTTCGCCGACCTGTTCGAGGTCAAGGACGAGATCCTGAACAAGAAGGGTGAGACCTACTCCGAGGTCGAACCGGACCGGCTGCGCCTCGGCTACCGGCGCGGCAACTTCACTCGGGAAACGATCATCTCCTCCTCGATGCCGGCCCGGTACGACCGCAGCGGCTTCGCGTACAGCATCCATCTGGAGCCCAACGAGCAGTGGGAAACCGCCATCGACGTGCAGACCCTGGCGCTCGGTCCGGGTGGGCGGGATCTGCGGCTGGGGCTGCGGGTGCACGGCGCCGAGCGGCTCGCCCTCCAGCACGACCTGGAGGAGTGGATCGCCAACGCGCCGAAGGTGAACAGCGAGCACGACGAACTCGCTGCGACGTACCGGCGCTGCATCGTGGACCTGGCCGCGCTGCGCTTCTCGCCGCTGTCGCTGGGTGGCCAGACCCTCCCGGCGGCCGGCCTGCCCTGGTTCATGACCATGTTCGGTCGGGACAGCATCCTGACCTGCCTGCAGACGCTGCCGTTCACGCCGAGCCTCAGCGCGACCACGTTGCGGGTGCTGGCCTCCCTGCAGGGCACCCGGTTCGACGACTTCCGGGAGGAGGACCCGGGTCGGATCCTGCACGAGATGCGCTACGGCGAGAGCGCCGCGTTCGAGGAGCAGCCGCACTCGCCGTACTACGGATCGGTCGACGCCACGCCGCTGTTCGTGGTGCTCCTCGACGAGTACGAGCGGTGGAGCGGAGACGCCGCCCTGGTCAAGGAGTTGGAGCAGGAGTGCCGCCGGGCGTTCAGGTGGATCGACGACTACGCCGATCTGGTCGGCAACGGCTACATCTGGTACGAGCGGCGCAACACCGACACCGGCCTGGAGAACCAGTGCTGGAAGGACTCCTGGGATTCCATCTCGTACCGCGACGGCATGCTGCCACCGTTCCCGCGGGCCACCTGCGAGGTGCAGGGGTACGCGTACGACGCGAAGATGCGCGGGGCACGGCTGGCCCGCGAGTTCTGGGGCGACCCGGCGTACGCCGAGCAGTTGGAGCGGGAGGCGGCGGCCCTGAAGGCCCGGTTCAACCGGGACTGGTGGGTCGACGACGGCGGCTACTACGCGCTCGCGCTCGACCCGGACGGGCGGCAGTGCGACGTGCTCAGCTCCAACATCGGCCACCTGCTGTGGAGCGGGATCGTCGACGACGACCGGGCCGAGCAGATCGCGGAACACCTGGTCGGGCCGCGGCTCTTCACCGGCTGGGGGGTGCGGACGCTGGCCGAGGGTGAGGTCCGCTACAACCCCATCGGGTACCACAACGGCACGGTCTGGCCCTTCGACACCTCCTTCTGCGCCTGGGGTCTGCGCCGCTACGGCTTCGCCGAGGAGGCCGCCACCATCGCCAACGGGATCCTCGACGCCGCCCGGTACTTCGACGGGCGACTGCCGGAGGCGTTCGGCGGTTACCCGCGCGAGCAGACCAAGTTCCCGGTGGAGTACCCGACGGCGTGCAGCCCGCAGGCGTGGTCGACGGGTGCGCCGTTGCTGCTGCTGCGCACCATGCTCGGCCTGGAGCCGCACGAGGGGCACCTGGCGGTCGAGCCTCGGTTGCCGGTGGGCATGGGTCGGATCGAGGTGTTGGACATCCCGGGTCGCTGGGGCCGGATGGACGCCTTTGCCCGGGGCCGTCTCGACCTGCACTCACTCGCCGAGTGA
- a CDS encoding lysophospholipid acyltransferase family protein, giving the protein MPELVYPPVIAAAKTMFRVLDLKLTVEGDHHVPRTGPAVLASNHVSYLDFIFCGLGALESRRLVRFMAKDSVFRHRVSGPLMRGMRHIPVDRRAGADSYAAAVAALRSGEVIGVFPEATISRSFTVKELKSGATRMAGEAQVPVLPVALWGTQRLWTKGRPRTLTRRHTPITILVGEAMDPAAYPDANAMTADLRTRLQALVDRAQREYPDQPSAPEDRWWLPAHLGGSAPTPEEAAALDADDRRPAAP; this is encoded by the coding sequence ATGCCGGAACTCGTGTACCCGCCCGTGATCGCCGCCGCCAAGACGATGTTCCGGGTCCTCGACCTTAAGCTGACCGTCGAGGGCGACCACCACGTGCCCCGCACCGGCCCGGCGGTGCTCGCCAGCAACCACGTCAGCTACCTGGACTTCATCTTCTGCGGTCTGGGCGCGCTGGAGTCCCGGCGACTCGTCCGGTTCATGGCGAAGGACTCGGTGTTCCGGCACCGGGTGTCGGGGCCGCTGATGCGCGGCATGCGGCACATCCCGGTGGACCGGCGCGCGGGCGCCGATTCGTACGCCGCGGCGGTGGCGGCGCTGCGCTCCGGCGAGGTGATCGGCGTCTTCCCCGAGGCCACCATCAGCCGCTCCTTCACCGTCAAGGAACTCAAGAGCGGTGCCACCCGGATGGCCGGCGAGGCGCAGGTGCCGGTGCTGCCGGTCGCGCTCTGGGGCACCCAGCGGTTGTGGACGAAGGGGCGCCCGCGCACGCTCACCCGCCGACACACTCCGATCACCATCCTGGTCGGCGAAGCGATGGACCCGGCCGCCTATCCCGACGCCAACGCGATGACCGCCGACCTGCGTACCCGGCTGCAGGCGCTGGTGGACCGGGCCCAGCGGGAGTACCCGGACCAGCCGTCGGCGCCCGAGGACCGCTGGTGGCTACCGGCGCACCTCGGCGGCAGCGCACCGACCCCGGAGGAGGCCGCCGCGCTAGACGCCGACGACCGCCGTCCCGCAGCCCCCTGA
- a CDS encoding DUF397 domain-containing protein produces the protein MSNMTGAEWRKSSYSANEGNCVEVADNTPSVVGVRDSKDIAGPALMFAPEQWRSFITSIKAS, from the coding sequence GTGAGTAACATGACTGGTGCAGAGTGGCGCAAGAGTAGCTACAGCGCCAACGAGGGCAACTGCGTCGAGGTGGCCGACAACACTCCGAGCGTCGTTGGCGTCCGCGACAGCAAGGACATCGCTGGACCAGCGCTGATGTTCGCTCCCGAGCAGTGGCGTTCGTTCATCACCTCCATCAAGGCAAGCTGA
- a CDS encoding response regulator transcription factor — protein sequence MDPDALAPVRPVPPVGVAIVDDHPVVIDGVRAWLATEPRLTVLATGDDPDEVLRAAPEADVVLLDLRLHGRLVLEKLAELSAAGRRVVVYSEHSDPQTMLAALDAGAVAFLAKHEGRDHCVATVLDAASDRPYVAPALAGAMVGDPRPDRPVLSDKEREALLLWFQSMSKASVARRMRISEHTVKQYVDRARIKYTRAGRPAATKAALLARAIEDGLVRPEEIGIYRSQASADWPTP from the coding sequence ATGGACCCAGACGCGCTGGCGCCGGTGAGACCGGTGCCGCCCGTCGGCGTGGCGATCGTGGACGACCACCCGGTGGTCATCGACGGGGTGCGCGCCTGGCTGGCCACCGAGCCGCGGCTGACCGTGCTGGCCACCGGCGACGATCCCGACGAGGTGTTGCGGGCGGCGCCGGAGGCCGACGTCGTCCTGCTCGACCTGCGGTTGCACGGCCGACTGGTGCTGGAGAAGCTGGCCGAGCTGAGCGCCGCCGGCCGCCGCGTGGTGGTCTACTCCGAGCACTCCGACCCGCAGACGATGCTGGCCGCGCTGGACGCCGGGGCGGTGGCCTTCCTCGCCAAGCACGAGGGGCGGGACCACTGCGTGGCGACCGTGCTGGACGCGGCGAGCGACCGGCCGTACGTCGCGCCCGCGCTGGCCGGGGCGATGGTCGGCGACCCGCGGCCGGACCGGCCGGTCCTCTCCGACAAGGAACGCGAGGCGCTGCTGCTGTGGTTCCAGTCGATGTCCAAGGCGTCGGTGGCCCGGCGGATGCGAATCAGCGAGCACACCGTCAAGCAGTACGTCGACCGGGCGAGAATCAAGTACACCCGGGCGGGCAGGCCGGCGGCCACGAAGGCGGCGCTACTCGCCCGGGCGATCGAGGACGGCCTCGTCCGGCCGGAGGAGATAGGTATCTACCGGTCCCAGGCGTCGGCCGATTGGCCGACCCCCTAA
- a CDS encoding ATP-binding protein, whose product MPALPNPTTPPATVERPAAGAFAFIFTRLPALLRLSCGLFCLVVALAVRTPPVRTELLLPAVAVLTAWSIWYARCAWRYGLTAPLVAGDVALTGAACLAIPVLVAPEVLPGEASWIAVLASTTVINAQATAPARWSIPAGLLVTTAYATGAHTAGQPTEARAHAATLLAQIACTAMMTAVMRRRIGRADNAFLANQRAARNALIARTAREAERQQNRDLHDTVLATLTMVGQGAVPGGSTALRERCAADLRTLATLAEARSVPHDATARLDERLREVRARMPGLRVTADLPPCTVAAAVAEAIAESTHAVLSNVARHAPGARATLRLRQFAGTVTVEVGDDGPGFDPATVPAHRYGLRESVRGRMATVGGRVDIDSAPGHGARIRLEWSDVG is encoded by the coding sequence ATGCCGGCCCTGCCGAACCCGACCACGCCACCGGCCACGGTGGAACGCCCCGCCGCGGGCGCGTTCGCGTTCATCTTCACCCGGTTGCCGGCGCTGCTGCGACTCTCCTGCGGTCTGTTCTGCCTCGTGGTGGCGCTCGCCGTGCGTACCCCGCCGGTGCGCACGGAGCTGCTGCTGCCGGCCGTGGCGGTGCTGACCGCCTGGTCGATCTGGTACGCGCGATGCGCCTGGCGGTACGGCCTCACCGCGCCGCTGGTCGCCGGTGACGTGGCACTGACCGGTGCCGCCTGCCTGGCGATCCCGGTCCTGGTCGCGCCCGAGGTGCTGCCCGGTGAGGCGAGCTGGATCGCCGTGCTGGCCAGCACCACCGTGATCAACGCCCAGGCGACCGCCCCGGCCCGCTGGTCGATCCCGGCGGGACTGCTGGTCACCACCGCCTACGCGACGGGCGCGCACACGGCCGGGCAGCCGACCGAGGCTAGAGCCCACGCGGCGACCCTGCTGGCACAGATCGCCTGCACGGCGATGATGACGGCGGTGATGCGGCGGCGCATCGGCCGGGCCGACAACGCCTTCCTGGCCAACCAGCGGGCCGCCCGGAACGCGCTGATCGCCCGCACCGCGCGGGAGGCGGAACGGCAGCAGAACCGGGACCTGCACGACACGGTCCTGGCCACGCTCACCATGGTCGGGCAGGGCGCGGTGCCCGGCGGCTCCACGGCGCTGCGCGAGCGGTGCGCGGCGGATCTGCGTACCCTCGCCACCCTGGCCGAGGCCCGGTCGGTGCCGCACGATGCGACGGCCCGGCTGGACGAACGGTTGCGGGAGGTGCGCGCCCGGATGCCCGGCCTGCGGGTCACCGCCGACCTGCCGCCGTGCACGGTGGCGGCGGCGGTCGCGGAGGCCATCGCGGAGAGCACGCACGCCGTACTTTCCAATGTGGCCCGCCACGCACCCGGCGCCCGGGCCACGCTCCGGTTGCGGCAGTTCGCCGGCACCGTCACGGTCGAGGTGGGCGACGACGGTCCCGGCTTCGACCCGGCCACGGTCCCGGCGCATCGGTACGGTCTGCGCGAGTCGGTACGCGGCCGGATGGCCACGGTCGGCGGCCGGGTCGACATCGACTCGGCACCCGGCCACGGTGCCCGGATCCGGCTGGAGTGGTCAGATGTCGGCTGA
- a CDS encoding N-acetyltransferase yields MELRAERTADHDAVHELHRRAFGDHGDAVARLVPALRDADPEALSLVAEQAGGIVGHVMFTRSLLDAPRRLVPVQVLSPLAVSPDRQRQGIGSALVRHGLRLLDARGVPAVFLEGDPAYYRRLGFTAAGARGFRRPSLRIPEPAFQVMTLAGYEPWMTGTLVYSATFWEKDCVGLREDAVA; encoded by the coding sequence ATGGAGCTTCGCGCCGAACGGACGGCGGACCACGACGCCGTGCACGAGCTGCACCGGCGGGCCTTTGGCGACCACGGGGATGCGGTGGCACGGCTGGTACCGGCGCTACGCGACGCCGACCCGGAGGCGCTCAGCCTGGTCGCGGAGCAGGCGGGCGGGATCGTCGGGCACGTGATGTTCACCCGTAGCCTGCTGGACGCCCCACGGCGGCTGGTGCCGGTCCAGGTCCTCAGCCCGCTGGCGGTCTCCCCCGATCGACAGCGCCAGGGCATCGGCAGCGCGCTGGTGCGGCACGGCCTGCGGCTGCTCGACGCTCGGGGCGTACCGGCGGTCTTCCTGGAGGGCGACCCGGCGTACTATCGCCGGCTCGGCTTCACCGCCGCCGGTGCCCGCGGCTTCCGCCGCCCCTCCCTGCGCATCCCTGAACCGGCCTTTCAGGTGATGACGCTCGCCGGGTACGAGCCGTGGATGACCGGGACGCTGGTCTACTCGGCCACCTTCTGGGAAAAGGACTGCGTCGGGCTACGGGAGGATGCGGTGGCCTGA
- a CDS encoding PQQ-dependent sugar dehydrogenase — protein sequence MKIRLVVGAVLTAGLVAGSVGVAGLAGAVPNTERPPGAAGAAAPGLLAVGDFDFSRPETVATGLQVPWGMDFLPDGSALVAQRPTGQVVRVRPGQQPEPVVTISGVTPTSEGGLLGLAVSPSYAQDGWIYVYFTTATDNRITRFRLTAPQTQEPILTGLSRAAIHNGGRIAFGPDGLLYVGVGDAGETASAQNPQSRNGKILRIRPDGSIPPDNPIAGSPVYSLGHRHVQGLAWDAQGRLYATEFGQNTWDEVNLIVAGGNYGWPTVEGRANDSRFRDPLIVWTPAEASPSGATIAGDRLFVASLRGNRLWNVPLNGSGGVGNPTPELVGTYGRLRTVEYGPDGWLWVATSNRDGRGTPAANDDRILRFPPRDGTTPPPTTPPPTTPPPTTPPPTTPPPTTPPPTTGPAACTVSWTANQWSNGFTADVRVTNRGPALSGWTLTWSFTGNQQITNAWNAQVTQSGRTVTARNVSWNGDLPTNGTASFGFQATYSGTNDRPSDFQLNGTSCQAG from the coding sequence ATGAAGATTCGACTTGTGGTCGGCGCCGTACTCACCGCCGGGCTGGTCGCCGGCAGTGTCGGCGTCGCAGGCCTGGCCGGCGCGGTCCCGAACACCGAACGCCCACCCGGTGCCGCAGGTGCCGCAGCGCCCGGACTGCTCGCCGTCGGCGACTTCGACTTCTCCCGGCCCGAGACGGTCGCCACCGGGCTCCAGGTGCCGTGGGGGATGGACTTCCTACCCGACGGCAGCGCCCTGGTCGCCCAGCGGCCCACCGGGCAGGTGGTGCGGGTCCGCCCCGGCCAGCAACCCGAGCCCGTCGTCACGATCTCCGGCGTGACCCCGACCAGCGAGGGCGGCCTGCTCGGCCTGGCCGTCTCGCCGAGCTACGCCCAGGACGGTTGGATCTACGTCTACTTCACCACCGCGACCGACAACCGCATCACCCGGTTCCGGCTGACCGCGCCGCAGACCCAGGAGCCGATCCTGACCGGGCTGAGCCGGGCGGCGATCCACAATGGAGGCAGGATCGCCTTCGGGCCGGACGGCCTGCTCTACGTCGGAGTCGGCGACGCCGGCGAGACCGCCTCGGCACAGAACCCGCAGAGTCGCAACGGCAAGATCCTGCGCATCCGGCCGGACGGCAGCATCCCACCGGACAACCCGATCGCCGGGTCACCGGTCTACAGCCTCGGCCACCGCCACGTGCAGGGATTGGCCTGGGACGCCCAGGGCCGACTATATGCCACCGAGTTCGGTCAGAACACCTGGGACGAGGTGAACCTCATCGTCGCGGGCGGCAACTACGGCTGGCCCACCGTCGAGGGGCGGGCGAACGACTCCCGCTTCCGCGATCCCCTGATCGTCTGGACTCCGGCCGAGGCGTCACCGAGTGGCGCTACCATCGCCGGCGACCGGCTCTTCGTGGCGAGCCTGCGCGGCAACCGGCTGTGGAACGTGCCGCTCAACGGGTCCGGGGGAGTCGGCAACCCCACCCCGGAGCTGGTGGGCACCTACGGGCGGCTGCGCACCGTCGAGTACGGCCCGGACGGCTGGCTCTGGGTCGCCACCAGCAACCGCGACGGCCGAGGCACCCCGGCGGCCAACGACGACCGCATCCTGCGCTTCCCGCCCCGCGACGGCACCACGCCGCCCCCGACCACGCCGCCCCCCACCACCCCGCCACCGACCACTCCGCCCCCGACGACCCCGCCCCCCACCACGCCGCCGCCCACCACCGGGCCGGCTGCCTGCACGGTCAGCTGGACGGCCAACCAGTGGAGCAACGGGTTCACCGCCGACGTACGCGTCACCAACCGTGGGCCCGCCCTGTCCGGCTGGACCCTGACCTGGTCGTTCACCGGCAACCAGCAGATCACCAACGCATGGAACGCGCAGGTCACCCAGTCGGGGAGGACCGTCACCGCGCGCAACGTCTCCTGGAACGGTGACCTGCCGACCAACGGCACGGCGAGCTTCGGCTTCCAGGCCACGTACTCCGGCACCAACGACCGCCCGAGCGATTTCCAACTCAACGGCACCTCCTGCCAGGCGGGCTGA
- a CDS encoding SAM-dependent methyltransferase: protein MTDKQTTVQNLDGGRATVARIYDYLLGGQQNFEPDRKAAEQLLQIVPESANMARSNRLFMQRAVRTLAETGIRQFLDLGSGIPTQGNVHEIAQQIAPESRVLYVDIDPVAVVAANALLAGNPTCRAIEADFTHPDLILDALADSDLAGVIDLDQPTVLLYCSVLQTVSDDRIDETVAPIRDRLVAGSAMVISHISAAIADRYSAPTVSRGKDVFRTQAATEITLRTDDQLATLFDDFTVIEPGLVPLSEWRPELGEPDPYVDKPVPSPMRGAVAIRH, encoded by the coding sequence GTGACCGACAAGCAGACGACGGTGCAGAACCTCGACGGCGGCAGAGCCACCGTCGCCCGCATCTACGACTACCTTCTCGGGGGCCAACAGAACTTCGAACCCGACCGCAAGGCCGCCGAACAGCTCCTGCAGATCGTGCCGGAGTCGGCGAACATGGCCCGCTCAAATCGGCTGTTCATGCAACGCGCGGTCCGCACGTTGGCCGAAACCGGCATCCGGCAGTTCCTGGATCTCGGCTCGGGCATCCCCACGCAGGGCAACGTTCACGAGATCGCCCAGCAGATCGCCCCCGAGTCGCGGGTGCTCTACGTCGACATCGACCCGGTCGCGGTCGTCGCCGCCAATGCACTCCTCGCCGGCAACCCCACCTGCCGCGCGATCGAGGCCGACTTCACCCACCCCGACCTGATCCTCGACGCGCTCGCCGACAGCGATCTCGCCGGGGTGATCGACCTCGACCAGCCCACAGTGCTGCTGTACTGCTCCGTCCTCCAGACGGTCTCCGACGACCGGATCGATGAGACCGTGGCGCCGATCCGTGATCGGCTTGTCGCGGGCAGTGCCATGGTGATCTCTCACATCAGCGCGGCCATCGCCGACAGGTACAGCGCACCGACGGTGTCCCGGGGGAAGGACGTCTTCCGCACCCAGGCCGCCACCGAGATCACCCTGCGCACCGACGATCAACTCGCCACCCTGTTCGACGATTTCACCGTGATCGAACCGGGACTGGTACCGCTCAGCGAATGGCGCCCCGAACTCGGCGAGCCAGACCCCTACGTCGACAAGCCCGTACCCTCGCCGATGCGAGGAGCAGTGGCCATCCGCCACTGA
- a CDS encoding nuclear transport factor 2 family protein has translation MDRKQVTGWIAAYEHAWRTPETEVLGTIFTAQASYLQGPYREPVVGLPAIARMWEDERDGPGEVFQMTSEVVAVEGDTAVARVEVRYGDPVDQEYRDLWIMRFAEDGRCRSFEEWPFWPTEPSTARPAGS, from the coding sequence ATGGACCGGAAGCAGGTGACTGGCTGGATCGCGGCCTACGAGCATGCGTGGCGGACGCCGGAAACGGAGGTCCTCGGCACAATCTTCACCGCACAGGCAAGCTATCTGCAGGGGCCCTACCGGGAACCGGTCGTCGGCCTGCCGGCCATAGCCCGGATGTGGGAGGACGAACGGGACGGCCCTGGCGAGGTGTTCCAGATGACCAGTGAGGTCGTCGCGGTCGAGGGCGACACTGCGGTGGCGCGGGTAGAGGTCCGGTACGGCGACCCGGTCGACCAGGAGTACCGCGACCTATGGATCATGCGGTTCGCCGAGGACGGGCGCTGCCGCTCGTTCGAGGAGTGGCCCTTCTGGCCGACGGAGCCGAGCACCGCCCGCCCCGCTGGAAGCTGA
- a CDS encoding GNAT family N-acetyltransferase — translation MTHGEVYDQQFGWNTDFEALVARIVADYATEREPAREAAWIAEVDGERAGCVFLVAGAEPGVAKLRILLVTPAARGLGVGTRLVARCLAFARDAGYQQVTLWTNDILVSARRIYETFGFTLTAQEPHHSFGHDLIGQNWILELDQSPSGGH, via the coding sequence ATGACACACGGTGAGGTCTACGACCAGCAGTTCGGCTGGAACACCGACTTCGAGGCGCTGGTGGCCAGGATCGTCGCCGACTACGCCACCGAACGCGAGCCAGCTCGGGAGGCAGCCTGGATCGCCGAGGTCGACGGGGAACGCGCGGGATGCGTCTTCCTGGTCGCCGGCGCCGAACCCGGCGTGGCGAAGCTGCGGATCCTGTTGGTCACCCCGGCCGCCCGTGGCCTCGGAGTCGGCACCCGACTGGTCGCGCGATGCCTTGCGTTCGCTCGCGACGCCGGCTACCAGCAGGTCACGCTCTGGACCAACGACATCCTCGTGTCGGCGCGCAGGATCTACGAGACCTTCGGGTTCACCCTCACCGCGCAGGAACCACACCACAGCTTCGGCCACGACCTCATCGGCCAGAACTGGATCCTCGAACTGGACCAGAGCCCATCGGGCGGGCACTGA
- a CDS encoding TetR/AcrR family transcriptional regulator — protein sequence MVDVSTTPSARQTELLEAAYRYALEHGLVDLSLRPLAAAIGSSPRVLMFLFGNKDGLVRALLARARVDELAMLDRLRQARDDASTDLVAVVGQVWGWLAADEHRPLLRLWVEAYARSLVEPDGAWAGFARATVHDWLAVLAACQPQPEEDGQEDAARRTLALAVLRGALLDLLATGDENRVTAAVQHQLALLRH from the coding sequence GTGGTCGATGTTTCGACAACTCCGTCCGCGCGGCAGACAGAGCTGCTGGAGGCCGCCTACCGGTACGCGCTCGAGCACGGCCTGGTGGACCTGTCACTGCGCCCGCTCGCGGCGGCCATCGGTTCCAGCCCCCGAGTGCTGATGTTCCTGTTCGGGAACAAGGACGGCCTGGTGCGGGCCCTGCTGGCGCGGGCCCGCGTGGACGAACTCGCCATGCTGGACCGCCTCCGACAGGCACGCGACGACGCGTCCACCGACCTGGTCGCAGTGGTCGGGCAGGTCTGGGGATGGCTGGCTGCCGACGAGCATCGGCCGCTGCTGCGGCTGTGGGTCGAGGCGTACGCCCGCTCCCTCGTCGAGCCGGACGGCGCGTGGGCAGGGTTCGCTCGCGCGACCGTGCACGACTGGCTGGCCGTCCTGGCGGCGTGCCAGCCGCAACCCGAAGAGGACGGTCAGGAGGATGCCGCCCGCCGCACCCTGGCACTGGCGGTGCTTCGAGGTGCTCTGCTCGACCTCCTCGCCACCGGAGACGAGAACCGCGTCACCGCCGCCGTCCAACACCAGCTCGCTCTGCTGCGGCACTAG
- a CDS encoding TetR/AcrR family transcriptional regulator, with the protein MTRRREGATAELTLIERARRAQLIEVTIELVADRGYAGASLAAIAESAGITKAAVLYHFPTKAAVVRAAHEHALSALVTDVASAVEAADAADGPAAYVRSMVGHLREHPRHTRMIIQAMVHDDGEHDPAERWRPLARLIATARQARGLAGDSDVRTTAIIVGGAIDAIVAEQLHDPDYDTVAAAGHLVEMLDRALSA; encoded by the coding sequence GTGACAAGGAGACGAGAAGGCGCGACAGCCGAGCTGACCCTGATCGAACGCGCCCGTCGCGCCCAACTGATCGAGGTCACCATCGAACTGGTCGCCGACCGGGGCTACGCCGGAGCCTCGCTGGCCGCCATCGCCGAAAGCGCCGGAATCACCAAGGCCGCCGTGCTCTACCACTTCCCCACCAAGGCCGCCGTCGTGCGCGCGGCGCACGAGCACGCCCTGTCCGCCCTGGTCACCGATGTCGCCAGCGCGGTCGAGGCCGCCGACGCCGCGGACGGACCTGCCGCGTACGTCAGGTCGATGGTGGGGCACCTCCGGGAGCACCCCCGGCACACCCGCATGATCATCCAGGCGATGGTGCACGACGACGGCGAGCACGATCCGGCCGAACGGTGGCGCCCGCTGGCGAGGCTCATCGCCACGGCCCGGCAGGCGCGAGGTCTGGCCGGCGACAGCGACGTGCGTACGACGGCGATCATCGTCGGCGGCGCCATCGACGCGATCGTCGCCGAGCAGCTCCATGATCCCGACTACGACACCGTGGCCGCGGCCGGACACCTCGTCGAGATGCTCGACCGGGCGCTCTCCGCCTGA